The genomic DNA GGTGGGGGCGGTGCAGGTGCGAAAGGCGATCGCCAACGCTAAGGAAAATTTTTGGACTAGGGGACAAATGGCAGAAATGGCTGTTGATACTTGGTTTCAACAACAAAGAACTGCTATTGGTGGACTGGGTGAATTGCGGGGAAATGGTCAATTTGTTCGTCGTCAGGCTTTGTATAGCTGCGGTGGTTGGAATGAGGAAACCATTACCGATGATTTAGATTTGACTATTCGCTTGAATCTGGATCAATGGGATATTGAATGTATGTTCTATCCCCCAGTGCAGGAAGAAGGTGTGACAAATGCGATCGCTCTTTGGCATCAACGCAACCGTTGGGCTGAAGGCGGTTATCAGCGTTATTTAGATTATTGGGATCTGATTCTCAAAAATCGGATGGGAACGCGGAAAACTGTGGATTTACTGATTTTTCTGCTGATTATGTATATTTTACCGACAGCAGCAATTCCCGATTTATTAATGTCAGTGATTCGCCATCGTCCACCTATGTTAGCTCCTGTCACTGGGTTGTCGGTGACGATGTCTTTTGTGGGTATGTTTGCTGGGTTACAGCGCACCCGCCAAGATCAGAAAACGTCTAACTATTTTGTGCTACTTCTGCAAACCATTCGCGGCAGTATTTATATGCTGCATTGGTTGGTGGTGATAAGTAGCACTACTGCCCGGATTTCATTACGTCCCAAACGCCTGAAGTGGGTGAAGACTGTACATACTGGTTCTGAACATTAAGAAAAATAAGATAAACCACAAAGAAGAAATTAAATTTCTTTAAAATTCTGTAGAGATGTTGAATACAACTTCTCTACAATTTAGTGGTAATTTACTCAAGGATTTGTCTATTCATCTCCATCGTTGGAGTTCTTTTCCTCCTAATCCTGTTGATAAGTAGGTGAGCGTTAAAAATTGTCGTTATGACAAGGCAGGGGGCAGGAGGCAGGAGGGAAGAGGTTTTTAGCAATTTTATATTTTGTTACATACCTTGGTTTTTTCTTGCCGACTTACTTAGTTTTTATTACTCCAACTCCTTCTAGTTGTAAAAAACCTACACCTGTCAGGATGGGGAGATGGGGAGATGTTTACCAATTATTACCAATTACCCCATCACCCATTACCACTGATAACTATTCAAACAAACGGAAATAGGGATAACGTACAGGTACACCTGGTTCTTTATCCAAATCAAAATTAATCACATCCCAAGATGGATCATCAGTAGGATCAGGTCCAAATTCTACCGGTAAACCATACAAACGAGCAGAACCCGACTCCGGTTGTCCAGAACGCCAAGGACTACTACGTTCTAAATAGCCACTCATTAACTCTTGATAACGACGAGCAATAATCACCTTTGTAGCGCGGTATCCTTGGGTATAAAGCTTATCTAAAGCCTCATGAATTTCAAAACGAATACCATCAGGATGGGTATGTTGACGATACCATTCATTATTCCATCTGCGCCAATGACGACCCGACTGAAGATGTACCAACTCCTCAGTTTTCGGGTTTGCCTCAAAAGCACCATGACGCGTACACAAATAAGTATCGGTTAATGTAAGCGCGGGAATAGTTTGGCGACAGTGAGGACACTGTATTTCAGGGCCAAATATTGGGTACTGTAAGCCTGGATTCATCATGAAGTGTGTACAAGCATAATTTTTCTTTTACCAGCACCAATAGGTTGGATTAAACACTTAAGTTCCGCACTTTGAGTTAATTACTCACCACCACAAACAAAGAAGAGTTGCAGCAAAAGCAAATCTCAAAAAGTCTTTCCTTAGCGTACAGGCCAAACGGCTGTGATATCCTAGTTGTGCAATCAACCTCAAAGGTTGGTTTTTTTCCAGTGTTTCTGGCTACCATATCAATATTTTATCGTGTCTACTGTTTCCTACTGGACATCTCCCGAT from Okeanomitos corallinicola TIOX110 includes the following:
- a CDS encoding glycosyltransferase family 2 protein, coding for MPANSWPENDSYNENSDSLNSLLSDLSAQEELQEDENALTLPLSRFQRRRPKAALVLTIVWSGTIALHLVSWGSIFVLGLTAILSVHAFRIIFARPRHHAKEIQGDLPCISVLVAAKNEEAVIGRLVKNLCSLEYANGEYEVWIIDDNSTDNTPQLLAQLQQKYQQLRVFNRAADATGGKSGALNQVLPMTKGDIIAVFDADAQVNPDLLLQVVPVFQKEQVGAVQVRKAIANAKENFWTRGQMAEMAVDTWFQQQRTAIGGLGELRGNGQFVRRQALYSCGGWNEETITDDLDLTIRLNLDQWDIECMFYPPVQEEGVTNAIALWHQRNRWAEGGYQRYLDYWDLILKNRMGTRKTVDLLIFLLIMYILPTAAIPDLLMSVIRHRPPMLAPVTGLSVTMSFVGMFAGLQRTRQDQKTSNYFVLLLQTIRGSIYMLHWLVVISSTTARISLRPKRLKWVKTVHTGSEH
- a CDS encoding TIGR02652 family protein; this encodes MMNPGLQYPIFGPEIQCPHCRQTIPALTLTDTYLCTRHGAFEANPKTEELVHLQSGRHWRRWNNEWYRQHTHPDGIRFEIHEALDKLYTQGYRATKVIIARRYQELMSGYLERSSPWRSGQPESGSARLYGLPVEFGPDPTDDPSWDVINFDLDKEPGVPVRYPYFRLFE